From the Daucus carota subsp. sativus chromosome 8, DH1 v3.0, whole genome shotgun sequence genome, one window contains:
- the LOC108200093 gene encoding ankyrin repeat-containing protein At2g01680-like → MSIEVMEKKLYNACLKGDVHMLEALTREDELILARISLSSCFNQTPLHLACMLGHFELAKSLLSYKPDFATRLDAQGRSPLHLASANGYVGIVKLLLQHDGKVVRVCDEDGRTPLHLAVMNGQQECVGELMKVDGEEIGTALHLCVMCNRLDVLDVILKSTEQDVLNLKDEKGNTVLHSATLLRRTQIIKYLLMTKSEVLKVNTVNENSLTALDIVEQMPQDVKTMEIKELLVSAGTRKAQELKPADQSVQEGDEAAKTGTSNSKCLKIFDKFTKFTIFRETREARDDALLVAASVIAAMAYTAAISPPGGVASMDAKEFPPLGSPGGSPDSLKDKYFHLNPAASLLAYFNPNLSYTFWISNNISFMASLSVIFLYVSGSSLKRRFFTWLIRGAMWVTLTSMTIAYVCAVSATTGATEDYNALYPLVFGLLAWGILVFVTFLVLVYRFQRYIIPAIKRQGASMNKNISGDSATTSKSSNSYIV, encoded by the exons ATGAGCATTGAAGTGATGGAGAAGAAGCTCTACAATGCATGTCTGAAAGGAGATGTACACATGTTGGAGGCTTTGACGAGAGAAGATGAACTCATTCTTGCTCGAATTTCCCTATCTTCTTGCTTCAACCAGACACCTCTGCATTTAGCATGCATGTTAGGCCACTTCGAACTTGCTAAATCTCTCCTTTCTTATAAGCCAGATTTCGCAACCAGGTTAGATGCACAAGGCCGTTCTCCTCTTCATTTAGCCTCTGCAAACGGATATGTCGGGATTGTTAAATTGTTGTTACAGCATGATGGGAAAGTGGTTCGAGTTTGTGATGAGGATGGAAGGACTCCTCTGCATTTGGCTGTGATGAATGGTCAGCAGGAGTGTGTTGGTGAGTTGATGAAAGTAGATGGTGAGGAAATTGGGACAGCATTGCATTTGTGTGTTATGTGTAATCGGCTGGATGTTCTTGATGTTATATTGAAATCGACGGAGCAGGATGTGTTGAACTTGAAAGATGAGAAAGGCAACACTGTTTTGCACTCTGCAACTCTTCTGAGGAGGACCCAG ATAATAAAATACCTACTGATGACTAAAAGTGAAGTACTAAAGGTGAACACAGTGAATGAAAATAGTCTCACAGCACTGGACATAGTAGAGCAAATGCCTCAAGATGTGAAAACCATGGAAATCAAGGAGCTCCTCGTATCTGCTGGTACCCGAAAGGCCCAAGAACTTAAACCAGCTGATCAGAGCGTACAAGAGGGGGATGAAGCAGCGAAAACTGGCACCAGCAACAGCAAATGCCTaaagatatttgataaattcacCAAATTCACAATCTTTCGCGAGACACGAGAAGCCAGAGACGATGCATTACTGGTAGCAGCATCTGTCATAGCTGCAATGGCTTATACCGCGGCTATTAGCCCACCAGGCGGTGTGGCTTCTATGGATGCCAAGGAATTTCCCCCCCTCGGCTCCCCTGGTGGCTCCCCTGATTCCCTGAAAGATAAATATTTTCATCTTAATCCCGCGGCTTCTCTGCTAGCTTACTTCAACCCGAACTTGAGCTATACTTTCTGGATATCAAACAACATCTCGTTCATGGCTTCTTTAAGTGTGATCTTTCTTTATGTAAGCGGTTCAAGCCTGAAACGGAGGTTTTTCACTTGGCTAATCAGGGGAGCCATGTGGGTAACTCTGACATCAATGACAATCGCTTATGTATGTGCAGTTTCAGCTACCACGGGTGCCACTGAAGATTATAACGcactttatccacttgtatTCGGATTATTAGCATGGGGAATATTGGTTTTCGTGACGTTTCTGGTTCTTGTTTATCGCTTCCAGCGCTACATAATCCCAGCAATTAAGAGACAAGGGGCTTCTATGAACAAGAATATAAGTGGAGACTCTGCTACCACTTCCAAGTCTTCAAATAGTTATATCGTGTGA